tatgcttttaatatatttatttgcaaGCATAGCCTACACGCATTTGATCATACGTTAACAACTTGTATAGACTATAAAGCACCTTTGTGTCTATTTTCTTTTACATCGATAAAATAATTAACTCGTACTGCGCTGTTTTggatttattttggtttaggaGCAAACTGAAGCAAACTGAGATGGAATGTGAGTATTTTAAAAGGTGGTTTGGTTCGCTAACTGAGCAAAACCATAGGCTCCATAGAGAAGTAGAAGAGCTTAGGGCCATGAACGTGGGACCACCCACGGTGACCTCCGCCTCGAGCCTCAGCATGTGTCCTCGCTGCGAGCGAGTCACTACTGCAGCCAGCCCCTCGCTGGCGATTCCTTCCCAGAAAACGCTTCCGCCGCAAGAGAGTGAGCAttgatttatgtatttagttatttttggatatGGTTTAGAAGTCAACGAAACTGATGATAACATGATTTCCGTGTAAATATAGTAATTAGGGATTCTATGCGCGCACGGCGAATCTTTGTAGatattttacttatttgatcaaaaatccAATCCACTTACTTTTGTTTGaagatatatatagatatatgtatagttttaaaaaatgtataacATTTCAATTTTGGACTCTTAAAGATGCCCTTAGGAAAACTGGTCTCTAGCAAAAAGAGATTTCAAGTTTCTTGCACATTTacatttttgcaaaaaaaacattttgaataTCTGTAACATTCACCTAAAAATTTATCAGTAAAAACTATggtatgaataataaaaatgctaaattttaaatttaggaaatattttaaattattatatagaaCTGTACTTTTTGTTTTATCCTACCATAATTAAATTTAGAATCTTGAAAATGTCGTTTAGAGAAGAATAATTCATCTGCTCTTAGATGTACGATATTTTAGACAAAAACACAcatgttaataaaattatttttgtatcgttaaactataaattaaaagatactCGATCAATTACAAAAAGAGGTcggataaaatataatttattatacagttcttaataaaattaaaatttatctataaatatgaaaacatcttatatatttgaacatcaatttttttaaagaaacatCTTACAATTCGAAACTGATAAACTAGTAAAAGATAACTAATGCTTTTCATTTGTCTGAATTTATCTCCTTGTTCGACCGATtggttttttataaaaattacagaagcccacttatatattttatggcCCAATTTGAATATATCTACAAAGTTACATAAGTGCTTGGATttagtcacaaaaaaaaaaacacgaagtAACTACGGCACTTGAGGCCTTGATTATCTTCGGCTCGTCAATATTTTAAATCGATATGTGGAACTAATGGCCTGCAGGCTgcagttaatatttataaaacggTGAAATCGTGTGTGGTGGTTGCGCAAAATGGCAGGCCGTTTATACTTTTCAAGTTTTAGCTATCTTATACGCTTGCCTAAATAGATTGTGAAGGTTCCTTGATCTACATCGAACTTACAATCATGACCGATAAACCATATCAGAAGCTTATCTCAATTCGTTATTTTACTTGTGTACTCGGTCCTCAAATAAAGAAAACACTTCTCTCTTTATagtattactatatatatttttgaaatttctgtctctattctttttttttttgtggtaaaagtctctattttatttgtttttctctttACCTCTATTTATGTCTTATGGTTcttagttttgtatttttacgttgacatatatttcataatttttaataatatgattggTTTTAGCCTTTTAGGAATGTTTTTTATCACAAGAAAACAAAGTCTAATTAGATAAATTCTGACAGAGGGTATGGGGAAAATGACTGGTTCATGTGCTAAATGCGAATTTCACATTGTAACGCTAGTCCCAAAAAAATACTACAAGATTTTAACCGAAAatgtaactaaaaaaaaaaaattacgctAGGGACCCTTTCTCACTTTTCAATTTCAGTAAAAGACACATGGTGCCTGACACTTTCACTTTCTCATGTTGGATAGACCGCAGTGCCCTTCTGGAGTTGTAAAGAGTTGTAGCTCTAAACCCACCTAAACGTTACCAAATTTGAAAAATCCGAAAGAATCTATTATTATGGAGGTGGAGCGATTGAGTCTATTATTATGTGTATAAAGCTAGGGTtaaggaaaaatatttttattgaatcaaaTATCTCCACAACGATATGAATAAGTAGAAACCCACACaatttggaaaataaaataaagaacaaaaacgagtgagaaaaaaaatactacgaAGCTAagctcaaacaaaacaaaacaaaaaaagaagcgAAATCTTAGTGATGGGGGTGGGGTGTAAAGGAATCGTGTAGCCACTTGATGAGACGGTCGAAAGGTGACAACTGCGTCTTCTTCGGAACATTTTTGGATAGTGGTCGCACCACAACTCGAAGCTTAAGCCCAGCCTCACAATGACCAATCTTTGAGGTAATAAAATAGCGGATTCCTGGTTTCGTTAGCCTTATGAGATCTTGTCCCGCATTGTGCACGGCAACAGGAGAAGTAGTGTCGCAAGATTTGAACTCAAGATCACTGTTGATTTCTAGGAGGTCATCGACTTGGTCGTTGTAGTAGAAAAGAAGATTGTCTCCCACATGAAACTGTTTCTCCTCACTCCACTTGGAATAGAAGTCACTCTCTTCAGGAACCCTCCATTCGTTGGAGTCACCGACCTTGTAATCTTTTCCGAATGGAAGGATCTTTCTCGGTGGTGGAGGAATCATAGGATGGTCATGGACGACAAAAACGACGAGTTTCTGTCCGGCTACGCATTGAGAACGATTTGAGGTGATGAAGAAGTGATAACCTTGTTCCGTGAGAGTTACGACATCGTGGCCTGTGCTGTAGACAGCTTTAGGAGAAAGGGAGTTGCAGAATTGGTATTCCAAACGAGTGGAAACTTGAGTGACGTCGTTGACGTTGCCATCGTATTCAAACATCAGAGAATCCCCCACTTGGAATTCCTTACGCCTAGCCCATTCATAATAGCTACCGTGCTTCGCTGTCGTCCATCCCTTCGAGTCTCCCACTTTGTAGATTTTTGCCGAGCAACAACATCCCATGAGAACCATCACGAGCACGAAGCAGAACATTCTTGTGGTTGTCGCCATTATTAATAGAATTATCAGAGAACTTTGATGATGAGTATGTGagtaagaaaaaacaaaaccataacTCTCTTTTTATAACACCTTTTACGGAACCTAATCATTGCCGCTTAAGGATTTtacttatttaattataatccCGTTTGTGATATGATATGTATGTTcccttttctttttcctttttcaaagaTCTCTCGGATCCTTTTCCAATTAGGCTTGTGATTGATTTTCATTAACCTGAGTTTATTATTCTAATAACGTGAGTCATGAAGAAATATGAAAGATTCTCTGCACAAGTTTATGGTTTCACATTCATATATGCAGAAATCATATTTGCTTCCGCAATATAGAGAAATTCGAAGAAAGTTAAGAAACTACACAGAGAGAGGTCAAAATTTCAACAAACCTTtaatggtttaaattaaatttagtgAATCTCAATAGTTGGAAGCTTACAACACATGAACTTCTGGGATTCATAATAGTCGTCTACTGATCAAACGATCCCTAATAACTCAACCTCAACTAAACTAACTCGGGTCATTAGCATAGAGAGCACACTTGTGGTTATGCTTTGAGAAACTGCACGAACCTGAGGAGAACCTACACTTGTGGCTAAAGGGCTTTGTTAAAACATGtctgttgacttcacatgcaaTTAGATTACAGATATCTACCAAACAGAAGATCACAGACTTTCTCTTCAACATCAACACTTTCCCGGTAACGGCCATTAGCAACAagactcttcttctccttcttcaacgACGCTGCTTCTCTCTGGAAGTCACTGGTTTTCTCAAGACCAGACAAGAGAACATCGTACGTCCCCAGCGAAGGCACGATCTCACGTTCTCTCATCTCTTCCAATATCTTCATTGCTTTCTCTGGACTCCCTGCTGAGATATAAACATCCATCAGCGCAGTGTAAGCAGCTACGCCCTTTTGATCATCAGGAAACAAGTCGAAAACCTCTGCAGCTAAGCGAGGTCTTCTGCCAAACCCAAGCCTGTGGATCAACGTTGCTCCTTGGTACACACCAAGAGAGTGATGGGCTTTCACCATCTCCTTTACTGCTTCGATAACTTTACCAAGCTCGTTTTCTCTCAGAAAGTAACCAACCAACGCAAGATACGCTGACTTCTCGAGATGAATCCCCATTTCCGAGCTGTAATCAAGGGCCAACGAAGCCCCCTCGGTTCTACAACggccacagtttgcttcaacGACTGCTGAAACAACAGAAGAATCCAACTTTACGTTTCTATCTTTCATCTGGTTAAGTAGATGATCAACTGCAACAAGACTCTGCTTCATCAAGAGAACAGAGCTGATAATTCTACTATCATCTGAACTTTCCATGTCATCAACTTCCCACAAAGATTCAGCAGTAATATGCGAATTGACTCGTCTCAACAGATGGTCACTTTGACCTGCAGCTTTCAGAGTCTCTAAAGCCTCGAGAAATACAGGGTAACGAAGAACAATCCCGTTTTCTTTCATGTATACAAGAATCCGAGCCATGAAAGACGTTTCACCGACCTTACAAGCTTTCCCAATCAGAATATTACAAGCTGCTTTATCTGGCTGCACACCGATCTCTTGCATTTTAAAGAAAATGTCTAAGGCTTCACCACATTTTCCtgcaaatcaaatttaaaaaaaaaaactaaaacatcatCTTCATGGCTACAAAACATTCAGAAAACAGATTCACATACTAACACAACattcatataaattaaatagataactgtaaacaatatatatactaacattaatttaaaaaaaagttctttTCAGTTAGGAATATTGACAAACAGTTGGTGTGCATAGATTAAAACTCACTAGTGCCTACAAGAAACTCACATACTAAGACAACATtcgaataaattaaatagataacaGTAAACTATATACTAAAACAACATTCATCTACACTAAGTAGAAAAGTTCAACTTCCACTTAGGAATATTAACAAACACTTGGTGTGCATAGATTAAAACTCACCGTTGCCTACAAGAAACTCCATCAACACCGTATAAGTGTGACAATTAGGAGAAACCCTCGACCGCAACATCTCCCTATACACCTCCGTCGCCTCCTCCACCCTCCCACCATCGAAAAGCATCTTCATGTAAGCCGTGTACGTCACGACGGTAGGCTCGCACCCACTACCCCTCATCTCCTTCCACAGCCTCACGGCTTCGTCCACATCCCCCGAGCTCGAAACCCAGTGAATCATCGAAGTATACGTCACCGTATCGATCGCCacacccttctccttcatgagGCGGAAAACAGAGTACATGGACTGGATCCGACCCGCTTCGCCGAAGATGTCGAGCATGGTGGTGTAAGTGAAGTGGTCGTGCTTGAAGCCTTTGATCTCGGAGGCCCAGTTGAAAAAGAGCCAGGCTTTCTGCATCGGAGGGTGAGATTTCAAGACGCGGTTGATTATGTGAGAGTCCCATTTGATTGGGAGGTGTGGGAGGTGGGATCGAGCGGAGTCCCAGGTGGAGTACTTGAGGATGTTGTAGATGTTGGATACGGTGTCTCTTGTGTAGACTCTGGGCTCTGGGGTTTGTGTTTTCACGAGTTTTGGTTTTCGGAAGAAGCGACTGGTGGGGCTTCTGGGTcttggtcgtggtcgtggtcgGGGGAGAGAGTGGAGTAGCTTGACGGAGCTTTGGAAAATGGTGGAGAAGTGCATGTATTTGCGGACGAGATCATCCAAATTAACTTGAGCAAAGTCCCCTATCCTTCGTCTCAATCTGAGACTCGACAGTTCCTTCTCCGGTTCTGGTTCTCTACGGTCTAAACCCTTTTCAGACTTAGCTCTGACTTTTTAGtttatgttctgtttttttgtatGACCTTGTTCATTTGGGCTAGATATCAATTATTGAGTGGGCTTTATAAGATCGATGGGTCTGATAAATTTCATGGTttccaacttaaaactaatTGGCAATTACTGGATTGGTCCggtcttttatattttataaaagtcTCTTTCATATTTCCGAtgtgggatcttctctccagTACCTTCTTTCGAGATAATAGTGCGTATAACCATAATCTCGTAGAATTCATCATACCCCTCCAAgatcatgttttatttttctagtgATCTCAGTGGAACTGAGTCTTTTATGGGCCATCAGCTAATGGGATGATCGGGTCATTGTCCGGgcttccaactcaaaaccaattgaCAATTAGTGGATTAGCtcaaatctcttatatattactcaagtaCCTTTAATATTTTCGATGTAAGGGCCAATAGATCATTCTtcttatcaccaattggtttttaGGTTGAAAGCTCATCTAGCTTAAGATAATATCAGAGCTTGATCCAGGCAATCCAACCCGATCTACATTGATCTGGCACAAAGTTGACCCATCAATCATTACTTGAGCATTCCGAAATTGACGCTCAAAGAACGATCATCTCAAGGCATATTAGAAATATAGTCTCCCACATAATATCCATGCAGACTTTGATTATTGAATAGGCAAGTTCATCGAGAATAATCCCTAGGTTGAATGGATGCGCAAGGATGGAGATTACGTTCATAAAGGGTTAAAGTCTGGGAAAGTATCAAGGAATGCACATAAGATTGTTGTTGCTGaaagagttgtgctcaactttgTGCAGAGGATGAGCGGCATTGCGACCCTTACCAAGATTTTATTCTATAGTTTCTCAACTAATTGGTATGGTTACATGCATGTTACCCTAGTAATGATCAAAATGTCATATCTCGAGAAGGATTTGTTGGTTTACTAAATAGTTTACGGTAATTCATCTCGTACTTTGGTTATCAGTGAAGTTTTGTCAGTGTTAGTAGTAATTGATTGTATAGTGTATTTGTTCTTTGTGAGTTCTGTGGAGAGTTTAGCTGATGAAATTGTTTTGTGCAGTTAATGGCAGATGCTGCTACCCTGCACGTATACTGGAGACAAAAAAAACTGCTACTGGTTTGAGATTACGTTCTACACTTCTTCCTCGCATCTATTCTTTAAGGTTCTGAGATTGTTATCTTTCTGAGACACTGTAAGTTTTCTAACTTAGCAAAGGTGCTGATTGGTGGTGGAAAGAATCATAGGACGGGATTATTTGACATGTTGATGATAAAAGATAACCATATCTCCAGCAGCAGGAGGTATAGTCAATGCCATTAAATCTGTGGACGCGCATCTAAAGCAAAAGAATCTAGAAATGGATGTGAAGGTAAGACTCAAAAGCTTTCAGATAATTAGCGGCTACCAGTTAAAGGTGGTGAAACTAACTATCTATATAAATCTAACTTGAAGGTGGAGACGCGGACACTTGAGGAAGTGAAGGAAGTGTTAGAGTATGTTAGTGGATCCAAGACTCGGTTAACGAGAATAATGCTGGACAATATGGTTGTATACCGTTAGAGAATGGAGACGTTGATGTCACGATGCTTAATGATGCGGTTGAGCTAATCAATGGGAGAGCCGAGACAGAGGTATGTGTGTGTTagatagaaagaaagaaagatgatgTGATTTAAAGCTCTAGTATCGTTGTTTAGGCCTCGGGGAACGTTACGATTGAGACAGTACACAAGTACGGACAGATTCATTAGCAGATTAGTTCTTAAGAACACTCTCAAAGCTGTTTTCTAATACAAGTTTTGGCTTTTTCCTGGGATGAAAACTGAGAGAAAGTGTTAATGCAGTGGAGCCCTGACGCATTCGGTTAATGCGTTGGACATATCTCTGAAGATCGATACAGAGTTGGCACTTGAGGCCGGAAGAAGGACAAAACGAGCCTAGAAGTTAAGAGAAACAGAGTTTCCaggaaataataaagataaaacgttattttattttctaaaatataatataaggtTTAGCTACAGAGTGATAAATTCATTAGctctctctcaaaactctcTGCTTTTTATGTACAAAGAAATGCAGAAACGATGGGAAGCGGTTATGTTTAGAATATAGATTGGTTCAACTTCAAGCGACAGTGATCTCGCTTCCTGCTCTTTCCGCCATGAAACTCACTCGtttctgtaaataaaaaatttcaacattGTTATCTCAGGAATATCAAACCTTgttcctttttatttctttttttttttgacgtaaGAATCATGTTTTAAAAATGCGCAAGTGTGTTAAAGTAGCATGCAAAATTTGACCACACCAAAGGTATTTCTATCTGCTCCCATTTTTCCGATGAAAAGCTACtattttcaataaataataCTATCTTATTCAAAACTGTATGCCATTCTTTAAATTATTCTTTCTATAGTTGTAAATTTTATGGCCCATGCTATGCATCTGAAATTCTAAaaggtttttttaatttataaataatactatCTTACGATATTTTAAACTTTAGTATgaattttaattcaaatgtgtttatgcaaataattattaatgttttttttgctaaaagtaATTATTGATGTTCTTATTTATGCCTATTTTAATATgcacacagaaaaaaaaacaaatcgagaACAAAACTACTCACCAGACGAGATTTGACTCCTCTTGTGTCGGTGGCAATAGTGGCGGCTGGCTCATCATGGCCAAGTCGGAGCGTATTCTTACTCGCTTCCTCGTGGCTGTGTTTGGCCATAAAGAGCGAGGCGATCTTATGGGTGGCCTCCGCCTCCGTGGCTCCTTCCTTAACGAGTTTTTCCAACTCCGCCTTGGGAATCCTCAGCTTCACCCTCACTGctcctccttcatcttcctCCTCCGTCTTCGTCGTCCATCCTCCTGAAGGTTTGAGTATGGAGAGATCAGAAGAGGATCTCCGAGTAAGCATGAGGTGCTCAAGCCTCTCCTTGGCATTCATGTGAATTCCCGATCTTACCCTCCTTGGTGGTGGACACTCCTTCACCGGCTCCACCACGAAATACAACCGCTTCGCCTCTAACCTCTGCTTCGCCTGCACTCAACAAAACCAAATGCATTagttcttttattattttctacttTAGTAATATGAAAAAGAAATGTAATAAAAGTTACCTCAAGTGGTTTGGCTCGGGCACCGTAGTGCTTTACAGATTCAGAGTCT
This genomic interval from Brassica napus cultivar Da-Ae chromosome A6, Da-Ae, whole genome shotgun sequence contains the following:
- the LOC106417435 gene encoding uncharacterized protein At1g66480 translates to MGNSLGGKKTAKIMKIDGESFKLKTPVTAEEVLQDFPGYVLLDSESVKHYGARAKPLEAKQRLEAKRLYFVVEPVKECPPPRRVRSGIHMNAKERLEHLMLTRRSSSDLSILKPSGGWTTKTEEEDEGGAVRVKLRIPKAELEKLVKEGATEAEATHKIASLFMAKHSHEEASKNTLRLGHDEPAATIATDTRGVKSRLKRVSFMAERAGSEITVA
- the LOC106416547 gene encoding pentatricopeptide repeat-containing protein At2g01390, encoding MHFSTIFQSSVKLLHSLPRPRPRPRPRSPTSRFFRKPKLVKTQTPEPRVYTRDTVSNIYNILKYSTWDSARSHLPHLPIKWDSHIINRVLKSHPPMQKAWLFFNWASEIKGFKHDHFTYTTMLDIFGEAGRIQSMYSVFRLMKEKGVAIDTVTYTSMIHWVSSSGDVDEAVRLWKEMRGSGCEPTVVTYTAYMKMLFDGGRVEEATEVYREMLRSRVSPNCHTYTVLMEFLVGNGKCGEALDIFFKMQEIGVQPDKAACNILIGKACKVGETSFMARILVYMKENGIVLRYPVFLEALETLKAAGQSDHLLRRVNSHITAESLWEVDDMESSDDSRIISSVLLMKQSLVAVDHLLNQMKDRNVKLDSSVVSAVVEANCGRCRTEGASLALDYSSEMGIHLEKSAYLALVGYFLRENELGKVIEAVKEMVKAHHSLGVYQGATLIHRLGFGRRPRLAAEVFDLFPDDQKGVAAYTALMDVYISAGSPEKAMKILEEMREREIVPSLGTYDVLLSGLEKTSDFQREAASLKKEKKSLVANGRYRESVDVEEKVCDLLFGRYL
- the LOC106416549 gene encoding blue copper protein-like is translated as MATTTRMFCFVLVMVLMGCCCSAKIYKVGDSKGWTTAKHGSYYEWARRKEFQVGDSLMFEYDGNVNDVTQVSTRLEYQFCNSLSPKAVYSTGHDVVTLTEQGYHFFITSNRSQCVAGQKLVVFVVHDHPMIPPPPRKILPFGKDYKVGDSNEWRVPEESDFYSKWSEEKQFHVGDNLLFYYNDQVDDLLEINSDLEFKSCDTTSPVAVHNAGQDLIRLTKPGIRYFITSKIGHCEAGLKLRVVVRPLSKNVPKKTQLSPFDRLIKWLHDSFTPHPHH